The genomic region TTCTACGTCAATATTCTTTAAATTATGAACTCTGGCTCCTAAAACCTCTATTTTTTCTTCAGTTTTCGTCATATTTTTCATCAAGATCGCAAAGATACTCAATGCATTGCTAACTAAAAAGTAAGCAAAGTTTTACCATTGTTAATTTCAATTTAAATTTGGTTGAATTTTTAGAATTTTGATAAGCAATTATTGTTCCAGTAGTTCTTTTTTCCGTTGTTCTGAAAAAGCTTCAAGTTCTGCAAAAAAGCGGTAGAATTCATCTTTAAATTCCTTATAATACTCGCGAAGTTCGTTTACAGATTCGTCCATTTTCGATTTAAACTTGGTGCGCTGATTCATCTGGGATAAAATAAGCCCAATTCCGTCTATTGTTGAATAGGTTACCAGCCAATTGTGTTTAATCATGTAAGGCATAAAGTTTTTTACGCGTGTAGGCAAAACTTCTGGATTGCTTTGGATGAGATCGTAAAAATCCTGACTGTATTTTTCCAATTTCGTTTCGTGAAAATCCTGCCAGTTCGCGGCTAGAAAATGATCGTATAAAATATCGACAATTACTGTGCTGTAATGTGAATATTTATCGAAAAGCCGGTGTACACTTTGATGTACAATAGGGTGGGAGTCGGTAAACTCATCGATATTGCGGTGTAAAGTGATTCCCTGTTGGATAGAAACCGGATAATCCAAATACTTTTTTCCTTTTACAGAATCGGCAATAAAATTACCGATTTTCAGCATGTCATTTTCGCCAGAAAGATAAATGTGGGCAAGATAATTCATTGCCACAAGATAAGGAATCTACTTCATTAAGTTTTGTTAAGATTTTGAGCTGGCGATGCTTCCTGCTATATTTGTAAAGAAGCTAATGAGCTTTTAGAAACAAACAAATTTAGAACATGAGCTTAATAAAATCTATTTCAGGAATACGTGGAACTATTGGTGGTAAAATTGGTGATAACCTCACCCCAATCGATACTGTAAAATTTGCCGCAGCTTACGGTACCTGGTTAAAAAGAACTTACAATAAAGAGAATTTAAAGGTAGTAATTGGTCGTGATGCCAGAATCTCTGGTAGCATGATCCAGCAACTGACTGTAAACACATTGATTGGCTTAGGGATTGATGTCGTGGATATCGATCTATCGACAACACCTACGGTAGAAATTGCCGTGCCATTAGAAGAAGCTGATGGCGGAATTATCCTTACCGCTAGTCATAATCCCAAGCAATGGAATGCCTTAAAATTACTGAATAATAAAGGTGAATTTCTAAGTGGGGAAGACGGTGCTAAAATCCTGGAAATTGCAGAAAGTGATGATTTTAATTTTGTAGAGGTAGATGATCTGGGACAAATCACTAAAATCGAGGATTATATCGACCGTCATATTGAGGAGGTTTTAAAGCTGCAATTAGTTGATCCTGAAAAAATCAAATCTGCTAAATTTAAAGTAGTGGTAGATGCGGTGAATTCTACCGGAGGAATAGCTATTCCTAAGCTACTGAAGAAATTAGGCGCTGAGGTTATAGAATTATACTGTGAGCCTAATGGTCATTTTCCTCATAATCCAGAACCGCTAAAAGAGCATCTTACCGATATTTGCGAGTTGGTAAAAAAGGAGGATGCAGATTTTGGAGTAGTGGTAGATCCCGATGTAGATCGTTTAGCATTTATTGATGAAAATGGAGAAATGTTTGGTGAAGAATATACACTTGTGGCTTGTGCCGATTTTGTATTGAGAAAAACACCGGGGGACACGGTCAGTAACTTATCGTCTTCCCGAGCTTTACGTGATGTTACCCAAAAGCATGGCGGAAATTATAAAGCCAGTGCCGTAGGAGAAGTAAATGTGGTAACACTAATGAAAGAAAGTAATGCCGTGATTGGAGGAGAAGGCAATGGCGGGATTATTTATCCTGAATCGCATTATGGTCGAGATAGTTTGGTAGGCGTGGCCTTGTTTTTAACTTATTTAGCCGAAAGAAAAGTAAAAGTTTCTGAACTGCGAGCTGAGTATCCGGCATATTATATGAGCAAAAATAAAATTGAGTTAACTCCGCAAATTGATGTTGATTCCATTTTAAAAGCTATGAAAGAAAAATATGCCAAAGAAGAAATTAGTACGGTTGATGGTGTTAAAATCGATTTTCCGGAAAATTGGGTGCATCTTCGAAAATCGAATACAGAGCCTATTATTAGAATTTATACCGAAGCAAAATCCCAACAAAAAGCTGATGAATTAGCACAACAAATGATTGGAGAGATTAAGGAGATTGTGGGATAGGTTTTGGTTACGGTTTATAGTTTGAATTAGCTGTCAGTTCGATTTTAATGTAGGATAGTGGAATTGAAATTGTACCGAGAATCAGATTGAAGTTAGCGTTTTAAAACCACTTCTCGATACAAATCTTTTCGTTTCAATCTAAGATTTGTTACGGGAATTGAGCATTTTAGAAAAAAGTGTATTGAATCTTGAGTGGTGCATGGTTGAGGTATGTTATAGATGTATTGCTTCAAAAGAATCTAAGAGACTAGAGAATTAGAAATAATAGTTGAAAATAAAAAATATGATTGGTTTTTTAATTCTGGTTTTTCTATTTCTCTTTTTAGTTTGGTTTTTATTATCAAAATTTATTTTTTATCCACTTTTTTTCAAACCAAAATATTTTATTGATGATGCGAAGGCTTTTTTGGAAGAAAAAGATTGCTCGTTTTTAGCCATAACTACAGTTAGTAAATCAACAGCTTTAGCGTATTTTTCTAACCTTAAGAAAGGCTTTTCAATAGATGATTTAATAAAAATACGATCTCATTTTAAGTTGATAGGGCTTGCTGCCGATGAATCCAGTCTTGAAGTTTTTTATGTTCAAATCACTAAATATTTGGGTTTACCGTTTTCTAAAAATCAGATGAAATTTAATCGAAAGAAGTCATCTGAAATTTCAGCAGAAGAAAAAGAACAGTATTTGCAAAAGCGGGTATATTTTACAAATCAATGTCCTGCTTGTAAGGCTTCTATATCAAATAAAGATGAGATTTGCGCTAACTGCGGATTATTTTTAAACGCGAAATAGATTTTAAAATAATATAAAACCTCACAGGTTTCCAAAACCTGTGAGGTTTGTTTTTTAAATAAATTTCTCAACTTGTAGATCGTCTGTTTTTGAGGCAGCGGTGAAATGACATTTTTTGATCATTGTTTACTGTTAATTGCTAATTGTTCTCTGCCTACTGCTACTGTTCACTGCAAACTTCACATTTAACGAACTACCGCATTCTCTGGGATAGGAGCATTACGGTGTTTAAATCGCTTATGTGTCCACAGATAATATTCAGGATGTGCTTTAATTTGTGCTTCCAGCCGATCTCGAAATGAAGTGGTAATAAAGAAATCAGGTTCAGATTGTGGATTATTAGTGATCTTTTTTAGTCGAGCTTCATAAAAACCACGCTTTACTTTTTCGACTTCTAGATAATACACCGGCATGTCGAAATCTTTCGCTAATTTTTCGGATCCTGTAAAAAAAGGAACTTTAACTCCCATAAAATCTGTCCAGAACTTATAGTTTGCTCGTTTCGGGGTTTGGTCGGCAATCATTCCGTAGATTCCGTTTAAACCATTTTTCTGGTGCCGGGCAATGGTGCTGACCACATGGTGGGATTCGATCATTTCAGTTTTAAATTTTCCCCGGATATCTTTTACCAGTTTATCAAAATATTTATTTCGAATACGTTTATAAATACCGTGACCTTTTAGCTTTAGTCCATATAGCTCCATAGAGATCATCCACTCGTAGCTAGCATAATGTCCGCACATTACTAAAACACCTTTCCCCAGATTGTTTACGGTTTCAATATCTTTAGGATTGATAAATACAAAATGTTTTTTTAATTCACCTTCTGAAATAGTCAATGTTTTTATCATCTCTAAAAACATGTCACACATGTGATGATAAAACTTCTTTTTTATGCTTATCAATTCACTTTCAGATTTTTCCGGAAAAGCTAGTTTCAGATTTTTTTCAACCGTTTTTTTGCGATACCCAATGATATAATAGACCAAAATATAGATGAGGTCTGAGAAAAAATAAAAGAGCCAAAAGGGTAAAATAGAAATTAACCAAAGTAGAGGATAAACCAGCCAGAAAACAAATCCCTGCATAAAAAAACTTTCCGCAAATATATGGTATATTTGAATTTAAACAGCAATAGCTATGGGCAATTTGGAATTGGTGACGATCATCATTATCGCGGCAAACGTAATTATTTCTTTTAAGGGGTTTAATGATCCGGAGTTTTTTCACAAGTATAAGTTTAATATCGCCGATATTAAAAGTGGTAAAAAATACCAGATCTTAACTTCGGGATTCCTGCATGTTAATCATGCCCATTTATTTGTAAACATGCTTACCCTTTACTTTTTTGCGGATGCGGTGCTTCATTATCTGGGGACTACAGGTTTTATAGTTGTTTATCTGGTAAGTTTGGTTTTAGGAAATTTACTTTCGCTATATTTTCATAAGGATGAGTGGAATTATACTGCTGTGGGAGCCAGTGGAGCTGTAATGGGGATTTTATATTCGGCCATTTTACTAAATCCAGATATGATGCTTGGATTGTTTTTTATTATCCCAATTCCGGCTTATTTGTTTGGTATTGGTTATTTGTTATACACAATTTATGGCATGAAAAGTAGAAGGGATAGTATTGGTCATGATGCCCACTTTGGCGGTGCGGTTGGAGGCTATTTATCAACAATAATTTTAGCACCTTATGTGCTAGAAGCTCATCTTTTGATGGTTATCCTTTTAGCGGTGCCTATTGTTATTTTATTTTTACTTCATCGTAGCGGAAAAATTTAGTTTGGTATTGTATTTGGATATACCTTCTAAATTATAAAACCAATCTTATGAAAAAGTTAGCGCTATTACTGGTGATGATTACCAGCATGGGTTTAACCGCCCAAAATTCGACTGAAAGAAATACCGTTACGGTGACCGGAGAAGGAAAAGTTATGGTTGTTCCAGATAAGGTCATTATTAACTCCAGAATCGAAACTGAAGGTTTAAATCCGACTGATGTTAAAAAGGACAATGATAAAATTGCCAATGATATTTTTAAATATTTAAAATCCCAGGGGGTTCCAGAAAAAAATATTCAAACTGAATATATGAATCTGAATAAGCGCACCGATTATAATACTAAAGAAGAAACCTATGTGGCCAATCAGGCGATCTCAATAAAACTTGATGATCTTAAGAATTATGAAAAGATCATGCAAGGACTATTAAAGAACGGGCTAAACCGTATTAACGGGGTAGAATTTTCTTCTTCTAAAATAGAGGAGTATCAAAAAGAAGCCCGTAAAAAAGCAGTCTTGGATGCCAAACAAAAGGCTGAAGATTTGGTAGAAGCCTTAGACCAAAAAATTGGTAAAGCGGTAATGATCTCTGAAAATGGAGGCAATACTTACCCTGTAATGCGAATGGCTGAAATGAAGTCAGCGGCGCAGGCAGATCAACAAACCATAGCTCCAGGAGAGATGGAAATTAGTGTGAATGTAAATATAAGTTTCCAGTTATATTAATCTGAAGTTATTTCAGGTACTTAATTAGTTAGTTAAATAAAAAAATCCCCGGTAAGCCGGGGATTTTTGATTTTGATATTTTTTTCAGGAGTAATTATTTCTTGCCTTCTAAAAGCTCTCCTATTCTTTTATCTAAAGCTTCTTCACCACGTACATCACGATCTACGATTACACCGTTTTCATCCAGGATAAAAGTGGCTGGGATAGCGCGAATTCCGTATTTTTTAGCAATAGGATCATCCCAAAATTTTAGGTTAGACACATGGTTCCAAACAAGACCATCATCTTCAATAGCCTTTAGCCATTTGTCTTTTTCATTTGGCTTATCCAAAGACACACTAATAATATTTAAACCTTTGTCATGGTATTTATTATATACTTTTACCACGTTTGGATTTTCTTCTCTACAAGGTTTACACCAAGCGGCCCAAAAATCAATAATGGTCACTTTACCCATCGCATTCTCTAAAGAAAGTTCTTCACCTTCAGGTGTTGGTCCACTAAAATCTGGAGCTTCGCTACCAATTTCTGTAGCGCTCATCGATTCTAATTGTTTTCCTAACATGGCACCAAGAGCCGTATTCTTTACTTCTTCATCTAATGAATCATACGTTTCTTTAAGCTCTTTAACCGATATCCCTTGCATTCTTAAAAGATCTACAAGTGCCATCACTGATACAAATGCATCTTTATTTTCTTTCGCTATTTGTTTTTTGAATAACTTGTCATTATCCATAATTTCGGTTTGCGTATTCTGCAAGGTTTCTAATTTAGTAGAATCCTGACTTTGATACGCGGTTTGCATTTCCATTCTAAGCTTACTCACTTCTTTATTTATGGATTGCATGTTTTCCATATATTCGTTTAAAAGCTCATTCTGTTTCCCTCCTTTTCTCTTAGAGGCCTGTATGCTGTCTTTATATATAGTGAAATCGATATTTTCATTTTCTGTAATGAAAAGAACCATACCGTTAATACCTTCAACTTCAAGATAGCCCAAATTTGGACTTTCTATATCGGCAAAATCGGCTTCAAATTTTCCATTTTCGATAGTGGTAGAGTCGATTCTTTCTGGTCGCTGGTTTAATTCCTTCAACTCAGAAAAATAAACCTTTTTACCATTCTCAATTCCTTCAGCCTTTCCTGAGATTGAAAATCCCTGATCTTTCTCGCATCCGGTTAGTATAACCAATAAACTAGCTATTCCTATTAATTTTCGCATGATTAAATATTAATTTTGTGCAAAAGTAATGAACTGAATGCTGAATGCGGTGTGATTATTGCAAAAGTTTTGTAATTTAAACTCATATACTTTTTTAGAATTATTTACGGCCATTAATTAAGATAAAATGAAAGAGCAGAAGCAGGATTTTCCCCTGGACATAACCATTAGCTTCCATAAAGTAGTCGAGCAATATCAGGATAGATTAAAAGTTGAAGAGAATCCTATTGCCAAAAAGTACATTAAAAGCTTATTGGAATATGTAGATCAATATCCGAAGCTTGTAGAAGGTATCCAGGAAATTAAAGATCTGGAAAAGTACAAAGAACCCATTAAGATTTTACTGGACGATCTTTTTCCAAACGTATTAAGTAATAACGAAATTAAGGCAGTTTCCATTCCCTATCATAACATTCTTTTTAACCATTCCAATCGATTAAAGAATATTATTAAAGCTGCGGGTAAGGATTTTAAACCCAAAATGCGGGAGATCGATAACAATTCGGCATACATTAATGCCTGTATTAATATTCTTAATAATTATTATGATTATAATATCGATTTTTCGCGTCCGCCGTACTACGATATACCAGATGAAAACGGTATAGAAAAACATTACAGGGCAGGTTTAAACGGTGATTTTGTAGAATTATATCCTAAAGATGAAGCCCAGGAAATTACTCAGAAGGATGTGGATGATTTACTACAGGATGTGGAGAATATCGAATTATGGAAAGAAAAATTCCCTCCATGCAGCTGGATGTTCAAAGGTTTTATTATTGTAAACCTTACCGATGTGACTATTGAAGATGCTATATCTGAATTAAAAACAGCTTTGCTTTTTCAGAAAACGGCTCAAAAAGACGAGTTAGACAAGCTACAGCGTATATTCAGGACGATTTATAAGATTCCGGATCTGAGAGTAGGATTTACTGGATATAATGCAGAGGATAAGACTTTTGAGAAAGTAATGAAGATGAAGGCGAAAAGCTTTATTCTGAATGAAGACCTGCAGAGTGATTGTAAAACAGGAATATGTGAACAGAGTTTTAGTAACCTTATCGAAAAAAATAAAAAATTCAGCATTCCTAATGTGGAGAAGTATGCTAAAGAAAATGACAATCTTTTATCACGAAATTTACTGGCTAATGATGTAAAAAGCTGTATTCTGGCCCCACTGGCTAAAAACGGAAATTTGGTAGGTATTCTTGAACTGGTGGCTAATCGTAAAAATGTTCTTAATCGCATCAATGCGATGAAATTAGATGAAATTCTACCGTATATCATCACCGCATCCGAGCGTAACAAGAATGACTTTGAAAATCGCATAAAAGCAGTAATACAAAGTGAATGTACGTCTATACATCCTAGCGTATTATGGGTTTTTGAACGCGAAGCACGCAAATTTATAAGCGATTATGACAGCGATGGACTGGCATCTTTTAAAGATATCGTATTTAAGGATGTGTATCCGTTATACGGCCAAATAGATATTGTAGCCAGTAGTGATGCCAGGAATGAAGCTATTCAAAAAGATTTGCTCTATCAATTAGATGTTATTCTTGAAATTATCGATAAGGCTTATAATATTGAGGAACTTCCTATTTATGAGCAGGTAAAATTCAGAATTAAGGAATTTAGAATTGATATTGACGAAAGTCTGAATGCCAGCAGTGAGCAAAAGATATTTGGCTTATTGCAGAGAGAGGTGAATCCTTTAATGGAGCATTTGGAAAAGCAAAGTGAAGAAATACGAATAATGGTTGCCGATTATCGCGAAATGCTAAATCCTGAAACCGGTATTATTTATAACCATCGAAAAGATTACGATGATACGGTTCAACAAATTAACCGTACCATGTCCAGATTTTTAGATAAGCGGCAACTCGAAGCGCAGAACATCTACCCGCATTATTTTGAACGTTATAAGACAGATGGGGTAGATCATAATATGTATATAGGCCCGTCGCTCACAAAAAACAAGCCGTTTAATAAAGTTTATCTTTTTAATTTGAGATTGTGGCAAATTAAGACAATGGTAGAAATGGAAAATAAATTCTACCACCTGCAACAGTCTACTCCCATGCATTTGGATGCCGCGTCCTTGATTTTGGTTTATAATACCACGCTTTCTATACGTTATCGAATGGATGAAAAGAAATTTGACGTGGATGGTACGTACAATGCCAGATATGAAATCATTAAGAAGCGTATTGATAAAGCTTTTATTAAAGGTACTGAAGAGCGGATAACGCAAAAAGGTAAAATTGTTATTATCTATTCGCAAAAATCTGATGAGAGGGAATATCTGCGCTATGCGAAATATTTGCAGGCTAAAAGCTATCTGGGGGATGAGCTAGAGCTATTAGAATTAGAAGATGTACAGGGAGTTATTGGTCTTAAAGCGATACGGGTAAATATTCTATATACCTCAGAACATAAAGAACATGAAAAACCTATTACTTATGAAAATCTTATGGAAGAATTACATTAATAGGTTTTAAAAATGAATATAATCAATTTGATTTTTTTGAATATAGTAAATAGACTAAATATGTAGCTTTTTTGAAGCTTTAAAAAAAATTACTATTTATAATTCGTGGGAAAATCACGAGGTTCTTAATTCCAATGTTTAGGAATCTATGTTAATGATATAGCCTATTCTTACTTAAAATT from Zunongwangia profunda SM-A87 harbors:
- a CDS encoding acyl carrier protein phosphodiesterase; its protein translation is MNYLAHIYLSGENDMLKIGNFIADSVKGKKYLDYPVSIQQGITLHRNIDEFTDSHPIVHQSVHRLFDKYSHYSTVIVDILYDHFLAANWQDFHETKLEKYSQDFYDLIQSNPEVLPTRVKNFMPYMIKHNWLVTYSTIDGIGLILSQMNQRTKFKSKMDESVNELREYYKEFKDEFYRFFAELEAFSEQRKKELLEQ
- the glmM gene encoding phosphoglucosamine mutase gives rise to the protein MSLIKSISGIRGTIGGKIGDNLTPIDTVKFAAAYGTWLKRTYNKENLKVVIGRDARISGSMIQQLTVNTLIGLGIDVVDIDLSTTPTVEIAVPLEEADGGIILTASHNPKQWNALKLLNNKGEFLSGEDGAKILEIAESDDFNFVEVDDLGQITKIEDYIDRHIEEVLKLQLVDPEKIKSAKFKVVVDAVNSTGGIAIPKLLKKLGAEVIELYCEPNGHFPHNPEPLKEHLTDICELVKKEDADFGVVVDPDVDRLAFIDENGEMFGEEYTLVACADFVLRKTPGDTVSNLSSSRALRDVTQKHGGNYKASAVGEVNVVTLMKESNAVIGGEGNGGIIYPESHYGRDSLVGVALFLTYLAERKVKVSELRAEYPAYYMSKNKIELTPQIDVDSILKAMKEKYAKEEISTVDGVKIDFPENWVHLRKSNTEPIIRIYTEAKSQQKADELAQQMIGEIKEIVG
- a CDS encoding zinc ribbon domain-containing protein; translation: MIGFLILVFLFLFLVWFLLSKFIFYPLFFKPKYFIDDAKAFLEEKDCSFLAITTVSKSTALAYFSNLKKGFSIDDLIKIRSHFKLIGLAADESSLEVFYVQITKYLGLPFSKNQMKFNRKKSSEISAEEKEQYLQKRVYFTNQCPACKASISNKDEICANCGLFLNAK
- a CDS encoding lysophospholipid acyltransferase family protein; this translates as MQGFVFWLVYPLLWLISILPFWLFYFFSDLIYILVYYIIGYRKKTVEKNLKLAFPEKSESELISIKKKFYHHMCDMFLEMIKTLTISEGELKKHFVFINPKDIETVNNLGKGVLVMCGHYASYEWMISMELYGLKLKGHGIYKRIRNKYFDKLVKDIRGKFKTEMIESHHVVSTIARHQKNGLNGIYGMIADQTPKRANYKFWTDFMGVKVPFFTGSEKLAKDFDMPVYYLEVEKVKRGFYEARLKKITNNPQSEPDFFITTSFRDRLEAQIKAHPEYYLWTHKRFKHRNAPIPENAVVR
- a CDS encoding rhomboid family intramembrane serine protease translates to MGNLELVTIIIIAANVIISFKGFNDPEFFHKYKFNIADIKSGKKYQILTSGFLHVNHAHLFVNMLTLYFFADAVLHYLGTTGFIVVYLVSLVLGNLLSLYFHKDEWNYTAVGASGAVMGILYSAILLNPDMMLGLFFIIPIPAYLFGIGYLLYTIYGMKSRRDSIGHDAHFGGAVGGYLSTIILAPYVLEAHLLMVILLAVPIVILFLLHRSGKI
- a CDS encoding SIMPL domain-containing protein, which translates into the protein MKKLALLLVMITSMGLTAQNSTERNTVTVTGEGKVMVVPDKVIINSRIETEGLNPTDVKKDNDKIANDIFKYLKSQGVPEKNIQTEYMNLNKRTDYNTKEETYVANQAISIKLDDLKNYEKIMQGLLKNGLNRINGVEFSSSKIEEYQKEARKKAVLDAKQKAEDLVEALDQKIGKAVMISENGGNTYPVMRMAEMKSAAQADQQTIAPGEMEISVNVNISFQLY
- a CDS encoding TlpA disulfide reductase family protein gives rise to the protein MRKLIGIASLLVILTGCEKDQGFSISGKAEGIENGKKVYFSELKELNQRPERIDSTTIENGKFEADFADIESPNLGYLEVEGINGMVLFITENENIDFTIYKDSIQASKRKGGKQNELLNEYMENMQSINKEVSKLRMEMQTAYQSQDSTKLETLQNTQTEIMDNDKLFKKQIAKENKDAFVSVMALVDLLRMQGISVKELKETYDSLDEEVKNTALGAMLGKQLESMSATEIGSEAPDFSGPTPEGEELSLENAMGKVTIIDFWAAWCKPCREENPNVVKVYNKYHDKGLNIISVSLDKPNEKDKWLKAIEDDGLVWNHVSNLKFWDDPIAKKYGIRAIPATFILDENGVIVDRDVRGEEALDKRIGELLEGKK
- a CDS encoding GAF domain-containing protein gives rise to the protein MKEQKQDFPLDITISFHKVVEQYQDRLKVEENPIAKKYIKSLLEYVDQYPKLVEGIQEIKDLEKYKEPIKILLDDLFPNVLSNNEIKAVSIPYHNILFNHSNRLKNIIKAAGKDFKPKMREIDNNSAYINACINILNNYYDYNIDFSRPPYYDIPDENGIEKHYRAGLNGDFVELYPKDEAQEITQKDVDDLLQDVENIELWKEKFPPCSWMFKGFIIVNLTDVTIEDAISELKTALLFQKTAQKDELDKLQRIFRTIYKIPDLRVGFTGYNAEDKTFEKVMKMKAKSFILNEDLQSDCKTGICEQSFSNLIEKNKKFSIPNVEKYAKENDNLLSRNLLANDVKSCILAPLAKNGNLVGILELVANRKNVLNRINAMKLDEILPYIITASERNKNDFENRIKAVIQSECTSIHPSVLWVFEREARKFISDYDSDGLASFKDIVFKDVYPLYGQIDIVASSDARNEAIQKDLLYQLDVILEIIDKAYNIEELPIYEQVKFRIKEFRIDIDESLNASSEQKIFGLLQREVNPLMEHLEKQSEEIRIMVADYREMLNPETGIIYNHRKDYDDTVQQINRTMSRFLDKRQLEAQNIYPHYFERYKTDGVDHNMYIGPSLTKNKPFNKVYLFNLRLWQIKTMVEMENKFYHLQQSTPMHLDAASLILVYNTTLSIRYRMDEKKFDVDGTYNARYEIIKKRIDKAFIKGTEERITQKGKIVIIYSQKSDEREYLRYAKYLQAKSYLGDELELLELEDVQGVIGLKAIRVNILYTSEHKEHEKPITYENLMEELH